A genomic region of Palaemon carinicauda isolate YSFRI2023 chromosome 11, ASM3689809v2, whole genome shotgun sequence contains the following coding sequences:
- the LOC137649320 gene encoding uncharacterized protein, producing the protein MAKVRDSQVRRQQFSIEAPTLLYFASPTPPSPTPTTPPTPSPPFLSSLPPPTPPFLNPPFPPPPTPPSPIPPFPPPPTPTYLATRIPPTLSRPSPLYPPPPTPTSPNPLSPPPSTPTSPTPLTSPTSFPPSYSYHPPLTPPSSNPPTPLPPAPPFLLVLFFLLFMSN; encoded by the exons atggcgaaagtgagggATAGCCAAGTgcgccgccagcaattctcgatcgaag CTCCTACTCTTTTATATTTTGCATCTCCTACTCCTCCATCTCCTACACCTACGACTCCTCCAACTCCTTCTCCTCCATTTCTTTCATCTCTTCCACCACCTACTCCTCCGTTTCTCAATCCTCCTTTTCCTCCACCTCCTACTCCTCCGTCTCCTATTCCTCCTTTTCCTCCACCTCCTACTCCTACATATCTTGCAACTCGTATTCCTCCAACTCTTTCTCGTCCATCTCCTTTATATCCTCCACCACCTACTCCCACGTCTCCTAATCctctttctcctccaccttctaCTCCTACATCTCCTACACCTCTTACATCTCCAACCTCTTTTCCTCCATCTTATTCATATCATCCACCACTTACTCCTCCGTCTTCTAATCCTCCCACTCCTCTACCTCCTGCTCCTCCTTTCCTCCTCGTcctctttttccttcttttcatgaGCAATTAA
- the LOC137649321 gene encoding uncharacterized protein, translating to MRWKRRRIKRQRSRCGGDEGDDGEEVGSAGGLGKGGLESGGERRLGDRKEVVEDMKEKEENELEGGVGGGGEVGLGDREVNGGGDEGHGGEGVGGVGGIGDGGVESVGYRGLGGGGEVGLRDGGVGGEGYEGDGQGVGGVAGIGYRGVGSGGEVGSGDGGVSGGGDEGDGEEGVEEVGGVGVGGVGDAGCRGLRGGGEVGLGDGGVGGEGYEGDGGEEVGGVASVGDGGVGGGREVGSGYGGVSGGGYEGHGGVGAQGVRYVRVGGVGGTGYRGVVDGGEGGLG from the exons ATGAGGTGGAAGAGAAGGAGGATTAAGAGACAGAGGAGTAGGTGTGGAGGAGATGAAGGAGATGatggagaagaagttggaagtgcAGGAGGTTTAGGAAAGGGAGGATTAGAAAGTGGAGGAGAAAGAAGATTAGGAGACAGGAAGGAGGTTGTGGAAGAtatgaaggagaaggaggagaatgaGTTGGAG GGAGGAGTAGGGGGTGGAGGAGAAGTGGGATTAGGAGATCGGGAAGTAAATGGTGGGGGAGATGAGGGACATGGAGGAGAAGGAGTTGGAGGAGTAGGAGGTATAGGAGATGGAGGAGTAGAAAGTGTAGGATATAGAGGATTAGGAGGTGGAGGAGAAGTAGGATTAAGAGACGGGGGAGTAGGTGGTGAAGGATATGAAGGAGATGGACAAGGAGTTGGAGGAGTAGCAGGTATAGGATATAGAGGAGTAGGAAGTGGAGGAGAAGTAGGATCAGGAGATGGTGGAGTAAGTGGTGGAGGAGATGAAGGAGATGGAGAAGAAGGAGTTGAAGAAGTAGGAGGTGTAGGAGTTGGAGGAGTGGGAGATGCAGGATGTAGAGGATTAAGAGGTGGAGGAGAAGTAGGACTAGGAGACGGGGGAGTAGGTGGTGAAGGATATGAAGGAGATGGAGGAGAAGAAGTTGGAGGAGTAGCAAGTGTAGGAGATGGAGGAGTAGGAGGTGGACGAGAAGTAGGATCAGGATATGGTGGAGTAAGTGGTGGAGGATATGAAGGACATGGAGGAGTAGGAGCTCAAGGAGTAAGATATGTACGAGTTGGAGGAGTGGGAGGTACAGGATATAGAGGAGTAgtagatggaggagaaggaggattaGGATAG
- the LOC137649322 gene encoding uncharacterized protein, with amino-acid sequence MPTKNRTPVPASSHSPPSPSYPPAFTPPSPNPPSPSPPTPLYPAPHTRPTHSRPYPSYPLPITPSSPNPSSPPPPTSLYPSSNSFSSISFISSTTYSFIYYSSISSTSYSSISLYPAPSTPKTHSPPSPSYPSPLNSPSPNPPSPSPPTPLYPAPPTPPTHPRPFPSYPPPITLASPNPPFPPPPTSLNPAPPNPPSPTPPTSLYPTPPTPPSPPPPTSLYPTPPTPPTHSPPSSSYRPPITPWSLNPPSPPPPTPPSPTPPTPQTHFSPSPSYLPPFTPSCPNPPSPPTHSPPSSYSPLPLTPSSPNPPSPPSSIPLYPAPPTIPTHFPPSSPYPLPHTHSSPIPPSPPTPTPLYPAPPTIPTHFPPSPSYPPLFTPPSLNSPFPPTPTSLYPAPPNIPTHSPPSPSYPPPLSPLSTNPPSLPPLTSLYPAPPSPLYPAPPTPPSPTPPTTPTPTYISFISCTTYSSVSQSSFSHSSYSSISYTAPPTPPNHSPPSPSYLPPLTPSSPNPRSPLPPTSLYPAPSTPPSPTPPTPPIHSPPSPSYPPPLTPQSPNPPSPPPPTSLYPPPPTPPCPSSLPQLTPPSSNITSPPPPNPLYSTLPTLPSPTPPTSPTRSPPCTSSPHTTYSLIS; translated from the exons atgcctaccaaaaatcgcacgcccgttcctgcatcat CTCATTCGCCGCCCTCTCCTTCATATCCTCCAGCATTTACTCCTCCGTCTCCTAATCCTCCTTCTCCCTCACCTCCTACTCCTCTATATCCTGCACCTCATACTCGTCCAACTCATTCTCGTCCATATCCTTCATATCCTCTACCAATAACTCCTTCGTCTCCTAATCCTTCATCTCCTCCACCTCCTACATCTCTATATCCT TCCTCAAACTCATTCTCCTCCATTTCCTTCATATCCTCCACCACTTACTCCTTCATCTactactcctccatctcctccacctCCTACTCGTCTATATCCTTATATCCTGCACCTTCTACTCCTaaaactcattctcctccatctccttCATATCCTTCACCACTTAATTCTCCGTCTCCCAATCCTCCTTCTCCCTCACCTCCTACTCCTCTATATCCTGCACCTCCTACTCCTCCAACTCATCCTCGTCCTTTTCCTTCATATCCTCCACCAATAACTCTTGCGTCTCCTAATCCACCATTTCCTCCACCTCCTACTTCTCTAAATCCTGCACCTCCAAATCCTCCATCTCCCACACCTCCAACTTCTCTATATCCTACACCTCCTACTCCTCCATCACCTCCACCTCCTACTTCTCTATATCCTACACCTCCTACTCCTCCAACtcattctcctccttcttcttcataTCGTCCACCAATAACTCCTTGGTCTCTTAATCCTCCATCTCCTCCACCTCCTACTCCTCCATCTCCTACACCTCCTACACCTCAAACTCATTTTTCTCCCTCTCCTTCATATCTTCCACCTTTTACTCCTTCTTGTCCTAATCCTCCATCTCCtccaactcattctcctccatcttcttaCTCTCCTCTACCActtactccttcatctcctaatccCCCATCTCCTCCATCTTCTATTCCTCTATATCCTGCACCTCCTACTATTCCAACTCATTTTCCTCCATCTTCTCCATATCCTCTACCACATACTCATTCATCTCctattcctccttctcctccaactcctaCTCCTCTATATCCTGCACCTCCTACTATTCCAACTCATTTTCCTCCATCTCCTTCATATCCTCCACTATTTACTCCTCCGTCTCTAAATTCTCCTTTCCCTCCAACTCCTACCTCTCTATATCCTGCACCTCCAAATATTCCAACTCATTCTCCTCCGTCTCCTTCATATCCTCCACCACTTTCGCCTTTGTCTACTAATCCTCCATCTCTTCCACCTCTTACTTCTCTATATCCTGCACCTCCTAGTCCTCTATATCCTGCACCTCCGACTCCTCCATCTCCTACACCTCCTACAACTCCAACTCCAACCTACATCTCCTTCATATCCTGCACCACTTACTCTTCCGTCTCCCAATCCTCCTTCTCCCACTCCTCTTACTCCTCTATATCCTACACTGCACCTCCTACTCCTCCAAatcattctcctccatctccttCATATCTTCCACCActtactccttcatctcctaatccTCGATCTCCTCTACCTCCTACTTCTCTATATCCTGCACCTTCTACTCCTCCATCTCCTACACCTCCCACACCTCCAAttcattctcctccatctccttCATATCCTCCACCACTTACTCCTCAGTCTCCTAATCCTCCATCTCCTCCACCTCCCACTTCTCTATATCCTCCACCTCCTACTCCTCCCTGTCCTTCATCTCTTCCACAACTTACTCCACCTTCTTCTAATATTACTTCTCCTCCACCTCCTAATCCTCTATATTCAACACTTCCTACTCTTCCATCTCCTACACCTCCTACTTCTCCAACTCGTTCCCCTCCATGTACTTCATCCCCCCACACCACTTACTCCCTAATCTCCTGA